The following proteins are encoded in a genomic region of Hoeflea phototrophica DFL-43:
- a CDS encoding NAD(P)-dependent alcohol dehydrogenase, with the protein MPIALVLEAKNQLALREIELSSTLARGDVRIAVDTVGVCGSDVHYYTHGKIGPFVVNAPMVLGHEASGVVTELGEGVSHLAVGDRVCMEPGIPNMASKASKLGVYNVDPDVRFWATPPVHGCLTPSVVHPAAFTYKLPDNVSFAEGAMVEPFAIGMQAATRARIKPGDAALVTGAGPIGIMVALAALAGGCSKVYISDLVDEKLAVAAQYGNIHPINVTKVDVAEVVRAGTAGWGADVVFECAGAAKSVQTALEAVAPAGCVVWVGMPVDPVPVDIVLAQSKEIRMETVFRYANMYDRAIEILASGKVDLKPLISQTFAFADSIKAFDRAVEARPADVKIQIKMQGV; encoded by the coding sequence ATGCCGATTGCACTGGTCTTGGAAGCGAAGAACCAACTGGCGCTGAGAGAAATCGAACTGTCAAGCACCCTGGCCAGGGGTGACGTGCGGATCGCTGTTGACACCGTCGGTGTCTGCGGCAGTGATGTGCACTACTACACCCATGGCAAGATTGGCCCGTTTGTGGTCAACGCCCCGATGGTGCTTGGGCATGAGGCGTCAGGCGTGGTGACCGAACTCGGGGAGGGGGTGTCGCATCTGGCCGTCGGGGATCGTGTCTGCATGGAGCCGGGCATACCCAACATGGCCTCCAAAGCCAGCAAGCTCGGCGTGTACAATGTCGATCCCGATGTGCGCTTTTGGGCGACCCCACCGGTGCACGGGTGCCTGACACCTTCGGTAGTCCATCCCGCGGCCTTCACCTACAAATTGCCTGACAATGTCAGTTTTGCCGAAGGTGCGATGGTTGAACCCTTTGCAATCGGCATGCAGGCCGCAACCCGTGCCCGGATCAAGCCGGGTGACGCGGCTCTGGTCACAGGAGCTGGCCCAATTGGAATCATGGTCGCGCTCGCGGCTTTGGCTGGAGGATGTTCCAAGGTCTATATCTCTGATCTGGTTGACGAAAAACTGGCGGTGGCTGCGCAGTATGGCAATATTCATCCAATCAATGTGACCAAAGTGGATGTGGCGGAGGTTGTGCGTGCCGGGACGGCAGGATGGGGCGCAGATGTGGTCTTCGAGTGTGCTGGCGCAGCAAAGTCGGTGCAAACCGCCCTCGAGGCTGTGGCCCCCGCGGGCTGTGTGGTGTGGGTCGGCATGCCCGTGGATCCGGTTCCGGTCGACATCGTGCTGGCGCAATCCAAAGAGATCCGTATGGAAACGGTGTTTCGCTATGCAAACATGTATGACCGTGCGATCGAAATCCTCGCGTCGGGCAAGGTCGATCTTAAACCATTGATCTCACAAACCTTTGCATTTGCCGATAGCATCAAAGCGTTTGATCGCGCAGTTGAGGCGCGCCCGGCCGATGTCAAGATCCAGATCAAAATGCAGGGCGTCTGA